The genomic DNA ATCGACAGTGACGTGGCGGTCGAGATCGGCTGGCCGTCGAGGTAAGCGACGAGAAAGTCTCCATCCTGCGTCCGGCCGATCTCGAAACGCTCGAACATTTTGGCCCGGTAGCTCGGCCCGGGCCGGTAGGCGCGGGTGCGAACGTCGGCGACGTCGTCCATGGCTTCAGGGCCGACCCAGCGGAGATCTAGCGACATGCGCCCATTCATCGGCGACATCGCATCCGATGGCAAGCCGACGTGCGGTGTGAATCCGGCTAATTCGGTAGTGGGGCGTTCCGACGGGTCACGTAGAGCACCGCCAACACGAACAGCATGTACGGTGCGGCCAGCGTGAACCCTTCCTCGCCGGCGATGAACGTCAGCGGCAACAACTTGAGCATGCGGAGGTTCGTTAGCACGGCCGGTTACGAACGATACCGGACCGATTCGGAATCGGTTCGACCCGAATCCGCTTGCGCCAGCCGAATCGGGATCGTGACGCCGGGCTGTGCGGGTCGTGTGGCCTCTTGCGCGTTGTCTCCGACGCTAGGATGCCACGCATGTCGTACGAAGATCCACCCGATCCCGACGCCCCGTCTGTTCAGGCTGCCCGTTTTCCCGGCGATAGCACGTCACTTTCCTACATCACCGAGATGATGCGCGAGCTGTCGATGGCCCGCGATCCGCAAGAGATGGTCCGCCTCTACGGCCAGCGGGTCCGCAGCATCATGCGTAATGACGGTTTCGTCTCGCTGAGCCGTCGCGATCTCGAAGCGCCTTGGTATCGGGTGACGCGCTCGTCGGTGTGGGACTCGGAGTTGAACCCGTGGACGCAGGCCGAGGAGTTGCCGCTACACGACAGGGGTTTGCTCGGCGATTTGCTCTACGGCGATGAGCCGGTCGTGATGAACGACGTGCATATTGATCCGGACGATCCCTCCCATGCATACCTTGAAGGCGCGCGTTCGTTGATGGCGATCCCGCTTTTCGACGACGGCGTCGCGCTGAACATGGTCGTGCAATGGAACGTCAAGCCCAACGGCTTCGACGAGGAACAACTGCCCGGTACGGTGTGGATGAGCAATCTGTTCGGCCGGGCGACAAGGGCGCTGGTGTTGACCCAGGAACTCCGTGAGGCGAACAAGCAGGTCGAAGCGGCCAAGGCGGCGATCGACCGCGAAGTTTCGGCCATCGCCGCGATGCAACAGTCGTTGCTCCCGGCGAAGCTGCCGACCGAACACGGACTGTCTCTGGCGGTCGACTACCGCCCGTCGCAAATCGCCGGTGGCGACTTCTACGACTTCATGCCACTTGAGGACGGTCGTATCGGTATCCTCATCGCCGACGTGTCCGGCCACGGCGTCGCGGCCGCGGTCATGACGGCGATCACCCACGCGATCGGCACCACGTCGGTGGGTGAACCGACGCCGCCGAGCAAGGTGCTCAAGTACCTCAACCGCCATCTCTGCAAGCGCTACACCCGCGCCACCGCGCAGTTCATCACCGGGTTCTACGGCATCTACGACCCGAAGGAGCAAACGCTCCAGTACAGCAGCGCCGGCCACCCGCCGCCGTGCGTCGTCAACGGTTGCGGCGGACTCAACTACTGCCTGGCCGAAGGGCGCGGCCTGCCCTTGGGTATCCGCGAAGACGAGGACTACCAGGACGCCATCGTCGGCCTCGGCGAGGCTGACGTGCTGGTCCTCTACACCGACGGCATCACCGAAGCACGCAGCGAGCAGGGCGACTATTTCGGCGTCGACCGGTTGGAGCGCGTGCTTCAAGAGTGCGGCCCCGACGCCAAGCAAGTCGTTGCGAAGATCAACCAGGCCGTTCACGATTTCACCGACGGTGCACCCGCCGGGGATGACCAAACCCTGCTCGTGGCCAAGGTCGTCGGTGGTGCCAACGGCTCGGCCGGTTGACCCGCCGGGCGATCGTTTACACTGACGGTCGTGTCATTCGCCCTCGGGCTTATCCTCGGTCTGCTCATCGCCGCGATTGCGGTGTACTACCACGTCCGCTTTTCGTTCGACGAGCCGATTCGGCACCTGCGCGGCTACATGAAGCGGATGCGTCGCGGCGACTGGGACTTGCACGTCGAGCCGAGCGGCGCGATGTCGGTCCGCAAGTTGGGGCACCGGCTCAACCAACTGTCCAACGCCGTCCGCCGACAGCTCGCCGATGGCGACGCACGCCGTACGGACCTCTCCGCGCTGGTTAACGCACTGCCGGACCCGCTGCTGCTGGCCGACTCGGACGACAAGGTGCGCCTGGTCAACCGGCCCGCCGCGGAGTTGCTCGAAGTCGCGCCCG from Planctomycetota bacterium includes the following:
- a CDS encoding GAF domain-containing SpoIIE family protein phosphatase, producing the protein MSYEDPPDPDAPSVQAARFPGDSTSLSYITEMMRELSMARDPQEMVRLYGQRVRSIMRNDGFVSLSRRDLEAPWYRVTRSSVWDSELNPWTQAEELPLHDRGLLGDLLYGDEPVVMNDVHIDPDDPSHAYLEGARSLMAIPLFDDGVALNMVVQWNVKPNGFDEEQLPGTVWMSNLFGRATRALVLTQELREANKQVEAAKAAIDREVSAIAAMQQSLLPAKLPTEHGLSLAVDYRPSQIAGGDFYDFMPLEDGRIGILIADVSGHGVAAAVMTAITHAIGTTSVGEPTPPSKVLKYLNRHLCKRYTRATAQFITGFYGIYDPKEQTLQYSSAGHPPPCVVNGCGGLNYCLAEGRGLPLGIREDEDYQDAIVGLGEADVLVLYTDGITEARSEQGDYFGVDRLERVLQECGPDAKQVVAKINQAVHDFTDGAPAGDDQTLLVAKVVGGANGSAG